In Kordia antarctica, the following proteins share a genomic window:
- a CDS encoding RDD family protein: MNFIIDSIAWLFSVFVISFVIGFFVQLNDQRMLTIINFIVIIGTFIAYYAIMEIKFQKTIGKFVTKTKVVKINGEKPENRDIIYRSFYRLIPFDRISFLFTKNGIHDLLSQTKVIKDSVE; the protein is encoded by the coding sequence GTGAATTTTATAATTGACTCTATAGCTTGGTTATTTTCAGTATTTGTAATCAGTTTTGTAATAGGTTTTTTTGTTCAACTAAATGACCAACGAATGTTAACTATTATTAATTTCATTGTGATTATCGGAACATTTATTGCCTACTATGCGATTATGGAAATCAAATTTCAAAAAACTATTGGGAAATTTGTGACTAAAACAAAAGTTGTAAAAATCAATGGAGAAAAACCTGAAAATAGAGATATTATTTATCGCAGTTTTTACCGATTAATCCCATTTGACCGAATTTCATTTCTGTTTACAAAAAATGGAATTCATGATCTTTTATCACAAACAAAAGTTATAAAAGACTCAGTGGAATAA
- the recG gene encoding ATP-dependent DNA helicase RecG, with amino-acid sequence MNQNVLQTPIDYLKGVGPNRADLLRKELGIHTYQDFINLFPNRYIDKTRYFKIAELQRNSSEVQVVGKITHIKMVQQQRGKRLVATFTDGTGEMELIWFRGHKWIKDSIKLNTPYVIFGKTNWYNGLFSLPHPEMELLQEHEQSLRTAMQPVYPSTEKLSNKGITNRVVNKLMQQLFTESRTQFYETLPPSILEELKLISKSEALFNIHFPKSQELLAKAQYRLKFEELFYIQIQLITKNLIHKSKIKGFPFDQVGEKFNDFYANHLPFDLTNAQKRVIKEIRNDLGSNAQMNRLLQGDVGSGKTIVALMSMLLAIDNDFQACIMAPTEILSTQHYNGIMELVEPLGLQVKLLTGSVKKKDRRIIHEMLEDGSLHILIGTHAVLEDKVKFKNLGLAIIDEQHRFGVEQRSKLWHKNTFPPHILVMTATPIPRTLAMSLYGDLDISVIDELPPGRKAIKTVHRYDSNRLKVFKFIRDEIKKGRQIYIVYPLIQESEQLDYKDLMDGYESISREFPMPEYQISIVHGKMKPADKDFEMNRFIKGETQIMVATTVIEVGVNVPNASVMIVESAERFGLSQLHQLRGRVGRGAEQSFCILMTSHKLSADGKTRLETMVRTSDGFEIAEVDLKLRGPGNIMGTQQSGVLNLKIADIVKDNDILKTARYYAMQILKADPSLRLEAHKAVRYTFAQLVKHKNIWNYIS; translated from the coding sequence ATGAATCAAAATGTATTACAAACTCCCATAGATTACCTCAAAGGCGTTGGTCCAAACCGTGCCGATTTGCTTCGTAAAGAACTGGGAATACATACATATCAGGATTTTATCAACCTATTTCCCAATCGGTATATTGACAAAACACGCTATTTTAAAATTGCGGAGTTGCAACGAAATTCTTCTGAAGTACAAGTTGTGGGGAAAATTACGCATATCAAAATGGTGCAACAGCAACGTGGAAAGCGTTTGGTTGCAACTTTCACTGATGGAACTGGCGAAATGGAACTCATCTGGTTTCGCGGTCACAAATGGATAAAAGATAGCATAAAACTGAATACGCCATACGTGATTTTCGGCAAAACGAATTGGTATAACGGTTTATTTTCTTTGCCACATCCAGAAATGGAATTATTGCAAGAACACGAACAAAGCTTGCGAACTGCGATGCAACCTGTATATCCATCAACGGAAAAACTCAGCAATAAAGGCATTACGAATAGAGTTGTCAATAAGTTGATGCAGCAATTGTTTACGGAATCGCGCACGCAATTTTATGAAACCTTGCCGCCTTCTATTTTGGAGGAACTCAAATTGATTTCAAAAAGTGAAGCATTATTCAACATTCACTTTCCGAAAAGTCAAGAATTATTGGCGAAAGCGCAATATCGTTTGAAATTTGAAGAACTATTTTACATTCAAATACAACTCATCACTAAAAACCTCATCCATAAAAGTAAAATAAAAGGTTTTCCGTTTGATCAAGTTGGCGAAAAATTTAATGATTTTTATGCGAATCATTTGCCATTCGACTTAACAAACGCGCAAAAACGAGTAATTAAAGAAATTCGAAACGATTTAGGCAGCAATGCACAAATGAATCGGCTTTTGCAAGGTGATGTTGGTTCGGGAAAAACAATTGTCGCGCTGATGTCAATGTTATTAGCGATTGACAACGATTTTCAGGCATGTATCATGGCACCAACGGAAATTTTATCCACACAGCATTATAATGGAATTATGGAGTTAGTAGAACCGCTAGGTTTACAAGTGAAACTCTTGACAGGTTCGGTTAAAAAGAAAGATAGGCGCATCATTCACGAAATGTTAGAAGATGGTTCGTTGCACATTCTCATTGGAACACACGCCGTTTTAGAAGATAAAGTCAAGTTCAAAAATCTTGGATTGGCAATTATTGATGAGCAACATCGGTTTGGTGTAGAACAACGTTCAAAATTGTGGCATAAAAATACGTTTCCGCCGCATATTTTGGTTATGACCGCAACGCCGATTCCGCGAACATTAGCGATGAGTTTGTATGGCGATTTGGATATTTCTGTGATTGATGAATTGCCGCCTGGCAGAAAAGCGATTAAAACCGTGCATCGCTATGATAGCAATCGGTTGAAAGTGTTTAAATTTATTCGAGATGAAATAAAAAAAGGTAGACAAATTTATATAGTTTATCCGCTGATTCAAGAATCGGAACAGTTGGACTATAAGGATTTGATGGACGGTTATGAAAGCATTTCACGAGAATTTCCAATGCCAGAATATCAAATTTCCATTGTACACGGAAAGATGAAACCTGCGGATAAAGATTTTGAAATGAATCGTTTTATCAAAGGTGAAACCCAAATTATGGTGGCAACTACTGTAATTGAAGTTGGTGTAAATGTTCCAAACGCTTCCGTAATGATTGTGGAAAGTGCCGAACGTTTTGGATTGTCACAATTGCATCAATTACGCGGTCGAGTTGGTCGTGGCGCAGAACAGAGTTTTTGTATTCTCATGACGAGTCACAAATTAAGTGCAGACGGAAAAACACGTTTAGAAACGATGGTTCGTACCAGTGATGGATTTGAAATTGCAGAAGTCGATTTGAAACTTCGCGGACCAGGAAATATTATGGGAACGCAACAAAGTGGTGTGTTAAACCTAAAAATAGCAGATATTGTAAAAGACAACGACATTCTGAAAACGGCTCGTTATTACGCGATGCAAATTTTAAAAGCTGATCCGAGTTTGAGATTAGAAGCACATAAAGCAGTTCGGTATACGTTTGCGCAATTGGTGAAACATAAGAATATTTGGAATTATATTAGTTAG
- a CDS encoding CPBP family intramembrane glutamic endopeptidase, with amino-acid sequence MSKSVSEIKEAWNTIILFLILLTALSLVAYYVILKLNPTSIYVGALMISPALAAFITLKIKKRPIASLPWSLKELSYLKRSYFTPILYVSIAYLLIWLLGFGQFINTEQLIEWSNELGIESSNKALVIIVMVFLLLTVGVIKNLGSTLGEEIGWRGFLIFELRKVMPFKALAIVSGLIWAIWHYPIINLMYGRSENLILHMSAFTIMIIGISVILAYYTFKSNSLWPAAVYHSIHNIYIQKICTPLTISNDKTIFWIDEYGFMIPIVTTLFAIYFWRKAEKENL; translated from the coding sequence ATGTCAAAATCTGTATCGGAAATTAAAGAAGCTTGGAATACTATCATTTTATTTTTAATACTACTCACAGCTTTAAGTTTAGTAGCATATTATGTGATTTTAAAATTAAACCCAACCAGTATTTACGTTGGAGCTTTAATGATATCTCCTGCTTTAGCAGCTTTCATTACTTTAAAAATTAAGAAAAGACCGATTGCTAGTTTACCTTGGAGTTTAAAAGAACTCAGCTATTTAAAACGCTCCTACTTCACTCCTATTCTATATGTTTCAATTGCATACCTATTAATTTGGCTCCTTGGTTTTGGTCAGTTTATCAATACCGAACAACTTATCGAATGGAGTAATGAATTAGGCATTGAAAGTTCTAATAAAGCACTCGTTATCATAGTAATGGTTTTTCTGTTATTAACTGTTGGTGTAATCAAAAATTTAGGTTCTACTTTGGGAGAAGAAATTGGATGGCGCGGCTTTTTAATATTCGAATTAAGAAAAGTAATGCCGTTCAAAGCACTCGCTATTGTAAGCGGACTAATTTGGGCTATTTGGCATTATCCGATAATAAATTTAATGTATGGAAGAAGTGAAAATTTGATACTTCACATGAGTGCATTTACAATTATGATCATTGGAATATCTGTAATCTTAGCCTATTACACCTTTAAATCCAATAGTTTATGGCCAGCCGCGGTGTATCATTCTATTCATAATATTTACATTCAAAAAATTTGTACACCATTAACTATTTCTAATGATAAAACTATATTTTGGATTGATGAATATGGTTTTATGATTCCAATTGTAACCACTCTTTTTGCAATTTACTTTTGGAGAAAAGCTGAAAAAGAGAATTTATAG
- a CDS encoding VOC family protein has product MKLGAFSVSLAVKDIHVSKAFYENLGFTVFHGEIDQNWLIMKNGETIIGLFQGMFEGNLLTFNPGWNQDAQPLESFTDVRDIQKKLKGENVAFSTEADETTKGPASFSITDPDGNVILIDQHV; this is encoded by the coding sequence ATGAAATTAGGTGCATTTTCTGTGAGTCTTGCTGTGAAAGATATTCACGTTTCGAAAGCTTTTTATGAGAATTTAGGTTTTACTGTTTTTCATGGAGAAATTGATCAAAACTGGTTGATTATGAAAAATGGCGAAACTATTATTGGATTGTTTCAAGGTATGTTTGAAGGCAATTTGTTGACATTTAATCCAGGTTGGAATCAAGATGCACAGCCATTGGAATCATTTACTGATGTAAGAGATATTCAAAAGAAATTAAAAGGCGAAAATGTTGCTTTTTCTACTGAAGCAGACGAAACTACAAAAGGTCCAGCAAGTTTTTCGATTACAGATCCTGATGGGAATGTTATTTTGATAGATCAGCATGTGTAG
- a CDS encoding endonuclease, producing the protein MKQLLLWLFLAVSITAYAQVPSYYNDVNLSQSGTDLKDDLATKIISTHTTYLSYTPGVWNALEQSDVDPNNNSDVILIYGHNDTDGNFKTDRTRDKYQHGGSVGDWNREHVFAKSLADPALGTSGAGADAHNLRPCDMQQNSSRNNRKFGTGSGVAYIVPSGDWYPGDEWKGDTARMIMFMYLRYGNRCLPTFVGTGSSVSSDNNMIDLFLQWNVDDPVSAFETQRNGVIANIQGNRNPFVDNPAFATQIWGGPQAEDKFGNGGSDTQAPTVPQSLVASNTTTSATTLNWAFSTDNTAVTSYEIFQNSVFIGNTANTTYNVSGLSENTSYTFTVTAKDAAGNTSSASSGVTITTTTGGGNPGGSTDDLFFSEYIEGSSNNKALEIANFTGSSVNLSIYTIKKQTNGAGSWSSAYALSGNLNDGNVYVIANSSANSTIQNQADVTTGGAVATFNGNDPVGLFKNNVLIDIIGTFNGGSSNFAQNVTLVRKSSVTSPNTNYAVAEWDSFATDTFSNLGTHSVDGGSSGTAGSTTVLHEGFFESGLDGWVDGGSDCYRYSGSNSYEGNYSIRLRDNSGTKSSMTLNDVDVSPYDEVEVEFYFYSYSMETGEDFWLRYYNGSSWQTVRTYVSGTDFQNNNFFSSKVTLSKSSYNFVSDAKFRFQADASANADQIYIDQVTITGIVNASARMNSEPTKSDIIVHSAFSEEDGLFVDEDFTVYPNPVRSQLQVKIFADATAEYQIHSLLGQVVKVGTLTNKTINVANLKAGIYILQINDGDEILTKKFIKQ; encoded by the coding sequence ATGAAACAACTTTTACTCTGGCTATTTTTAGCCGTAAGCATTACTGCGTATGCGCAGGTCCCTTCGTATTATAATGATGTAAATTTATCGCAATCGGGAACAGATTTAAAAGATGATCTGGCAACTAAAATCATCTCAACACACACAACCTATTTATCGTATACGCCAGGCGTTTGGAACGCTTTGGAACAATCGGACGTAGATCCGAATAACAATTCAGATGTTATTTTAATTTACGGACATAATGACACTGATGGAAATTTTAAAACAGACAGAACACGCGATAAATACCAGCATGGTGGAAGCGTTGGCGATTGGAACAGAGAACACGTTTTTGCAAAATCATTAGCAGATCCGGCGTTAGGAACTTCAGGTGCTGGCGCAGATGCTCATAACTTGCGTCCGTGCGATATGCAACAAAATTCGTCACGTAACAACCGAAAGTTTGGAACAGGAAGCGGAGTTGCGTACATAGTTCCTAGTGGCGATTGGTATCCTGGAGACGAATGGAAAGGTGATACAGCTCGTATGATTATGTTTATGTACTTGCGTTACGGAAACCGTTGTTTGCCAACATTTGTCGGAACAGGAAGTTCGGTAAGTAGTGATAATAACATGATTGATTTGTTTTTACAATGGAATGTTGACGATCCAGTTTCTGCGTTTGAAACACAACGTAATGGTGTTATAGCAAACATTCAAGGAAATAGAAATCCTTTTGTAGACAATCCTGCGTTTGCAACTCAAATTTGGGGCGGACCACAAGCCGAAGATAAGTTTGGAAATGGCGGAAGTGACACGCAAGCTCCAACAGTTCCACAAAGTTTAGTAGCATCTAACACGACAACTTCAGCAACGACTTTAAATTGGGCTTTTTCAACAGATAATACAGCAGTAACATCTTATGAGATATTTCAAAATAGTGTATTCATTGGGAACACAGCTAATACAACATATAATGTATCGGGACTTTCAGAAAACACAAGTTATACATTTACAGTCACGGCTAAAGATGCCGCAGGAAATACATCGAGTGCTAGTTCAGGAGTAACCATTACGACAACAACTGGCGGAGGAAATCCTGGTGGAAGTACGGACGATTTATTCTTTTCAGAATACATTGAAGGTTCATCAAACAATAAAGCATTAGAAATTGCAAACTTTACCGGAAGCAGTGTCAATTTATCGATTTATACGATCAAAAAACAAACAAATGGCGCAGGAAGTTGGTCATCAGCGTATGCGTTATCAGGAAATTTAAATGATGGAAATGTATATGTAATTGCGAATAGTTCAGCGAATTCAACCATCCAAAATCAAGCTGACGTAACTACAGGAGGCGCGGTTGCGACTTTTAATGGAAATGATCCTGTCGGATTGTTCAAAAATAATGTGCTCATTGATATTATCGGAACGTTCAATGGTGGAAGTTCTAATTTTGCTCAGAATGTTACGTTAGTGCGAAAATCGAGTGTTACAAGTCCAAACACAAATTATGCAGTTGCGGAATGGGATTCGTTTGCAACTGACACTTTTTCAAACTTAGGAACACATTCTGTAGATGGAGGAAGTTCAGGAACAGCAGGAAGCACAACTGTTTTGCATGAAGGATTCTTTGAATCTGGCTTAGACGGTTGGGTTGATGGTGGAAGCGATTGCTACCGATATTCAGGAAGCAATTCATACGAAGGAAATTATTCTATACGTCTTCGTGATAATTCAGGAACAAAATCTTCAATGACATTAAACGATGTAGATGTTTCTCCGTATGATGAGGTAGAAGTTGAATTCTATTTCTATTCATACAGTATGGAAACGGGAGAAGATTTTTGGTTGCGTTATTACAATGGTTCTAGCTGGCAAACAGTTCGTACGTATGTAAGTGGAACCGATTTCCAAAATAATAACTTCTTTAGCTCAAAAGTAACCTTAAGCAAATCAAGTTATAATTTTGTAAGCGATGCGAAGTTTAGATTCCAAGCAGATGCTTCGGCAAATGCGGATCAAATCTATATAGATCAGGTTACGATTACTGGTATTGTGAACGCTTCCGCGAGAATGAACTCGGAGCCAACAAAATCAGATATCATAGTACACTCAGCTTTTTCTGAAGAAGATGGTTTATTTGTAGACGAAGATTTTACGGTATATCCGAATCCTGTTAGAAGTCAATTGCAAGTAAAAATCTTTGCAGATGCAACGGCTGAATATCAAATTCATTCGTTACTTGGACAAGTTGTAAAAGTTGGAACGTTAACAAACAAAACGATTAATGTAGCAAACCTAAAAGCTGGAATCTACATATTACAGATCAACGATGGCGATGAAATTTTAACTAAGAAATTCATCAAACAGTAA
- a CDS encoding TlpA family protein disulfide reductase, giving the protein MQKIYILFLGILLVSCGKKETKTATFSLKDGSWHVALTVQDEKELPFIFTTTAKGIEIHNAEERISVDDITIKEDSITIKMDVYEGVLKGKFTDSNTIKGEFVKVSLDRTVPFTATFGETNRFPKLKTDAKANIAGNWETVFSPNSEDDCYVAKGIFKQNGNIVIGTFRTTTGDYRYLEGTLNGDQLQLSVFDGAHAFLFTATVTDDSMNGEFQSGNHWKEPFMAKRNETYELPDAKSLTYIKEGYDEFNFSFPDANNNMISLSDVTLQGKVRIVQIMGTWCPNCLDESKYYSNYAKNNPDIKFIALAFEYTKTKEKAVANMERLQKRLNIPYPILLAQFGTSDKKKAQEKLPMLNHVLSYPTTIFIDKQGKVRRIHTGFNGPATGDKYVAFKKDFENFVSELQNE; this is encoded by the coding sequence ATGCAAAAAATATATATCCTATTTCTAGGAATCTTGTTGGTTTCCTGCGGAAAAAAAGAAACTAAAACTGCAACATTTTCACTAAAAGATGGATCTTGGCACGTTGCATTAACGGTTCAGGATGAAAAAGAATTGCCGTTTATTTTCACAACAACTGCCAAAGGAATTGAAATTCACAACGCAGAAGAACGAATTTCGGTAGACGATATTACGATCAAAGAAGATTCAATCACGATTAAAATGGATGTGTATGAAGGTGTTTTAAAAGGAAAGTTTACAGATTCAAACACAATTAAAGGAGAATTTGTAAAAGTTTCTTTAGACAGAACTGTTCCGTTTACGGCTACTTTTGGCGAAACAAATCGCTTTCCAAAATTAAAAACTGATGCAAAAGCGAACATCGCAGGAAACTGGGAAACTGTTTTTAGTCCAAATTCAGAAGATGATTGTTATGTTGCGAAAGGAATCTTCAAGCAAAATGGAAACATAGTTATAGGAACATTCCGAACTACGACAGGCGATTATCGGTATTTGGAAGGAACTTTAAATGGAGATCAATTGCAACTTTCAGTATTTGACGGCGCGCATGCGTTTCTATTCACAGCAACAGTTACAGATGATTCAATGAATGGAGAATTTCAATCGGGAAATCATTGGAAAGAACCATTTATGGCAAAACGTAACGAAACGTATGAATTGCCTGACGCTAAAAGCTTAACGTATATTAAAGAAGGTTATGACGAATTCAACTTTTCGTTTCCAGACGCAAATAATAACATGATTTCGCTTTCAGATGTAACTCTTCAAGGAAAAGTGCGAATTGTTCAAATTATGGGAACTTGGTGTCCAAATTGTTTAGATGAATCAAAATACTATTCAAATTACGCAAAAAATAATCCAGATATAAAATTTATAGCACTTGCGTTTGAATATACAAAAACGAAGGAAAAAGCAGTTGCTAATATGGAACGTTTACAAAAACGACTCAACATTCCGTATCCAATCTTATTGGCACAATTTGGAACATCTGATAAGAAAAAAGCACAAGAAAAATTACCAATGTTAAATCATGTATTATCGTATCCGACCACAATTTTTATAGATAAACAAGGAAAAGTCCGACGTATTCATACAGGTTTTAATGGACCTGCAACTGGCGATAAATATGTTGCGTTTAAAAAAGACTTTGAAAATTTCGTTTCGGAGCTTCAAAACGAGTAA
- a CDS encoding DUF2911 domain-containing protein: protein MKSKITHVASVAVFMCFLFTSTAFAQINTPRGSQKATVSQTVGITNISVTYSRPSVRGREIWGKLVPYGMNNFGFGTAKESPWRAGADENTVITFSNDVKIEGKPIKAGTYGLHMEVKENGSVTLIFSNNSTSWGSYFYEPSEDALRVEVQSKEIPTKELLTFDFIEVKPNSTTLALQWEKKEIPFAIEVDVTTIVLANIRKTMQDQLGFNRQTWEDAAAFSLNNGGDLDEALAWINNAIAGQFYSQQTFANTQIKAAILMKQGKNDEALAAIDQALPLATVIEIHQYGRQLLAQKMNDRAMEIFTYNAKKHKGTWPVHYGMARAYSAKGDFKPAIKHLKKALENAPNAASKSRVQANLDKLKKGEAI from the coding sequence ATGAAATCAAAAATTACACACGTTGCTAGTGTTGCTGTTTTTATGTGCTTCCTCTTCACTTCAACAGCATTTGCACAGATAAATACGCCGCGCGGAAGTCAAAAAGCTACAGTTTCTCAAACGGTTGGAATTACAAATATCAGCGTAACATATTCAAGACCTAGCGTTCGCGGGCGTGAAATTTGGGGAAAATTGGTTCCTTACGGAATGAACAATTTCGGATTCGGAACTGCAAAGGAATCTCCTTGGCGCGCTGGCGCTGATGAAAACACAGTAATTACATTCTCTAACGATGTAAAAATTGAAGGAAAGCCAATCAAAGCAGGAACGTACGGATTACACATGGAAGTCAAAGAAAATGGGAGCGTAACGCTTATTTTTTCAAACAACAGTACTTCTTGGGGAAGTTACTTTTATGAGCCATCGGAAGATGCTTTGCGCGTAGAAGTTCAATCAAAAGAAATTCCAACTAAAGAATTATTAACCTTTGATTTTATTGAGGTAAAGCCGAATAGTACAACATTGGCATTACAATGGGAAAAGAAAGAAATTCCGTTTGCCATTGAAGTAGATGTTACAACTATTGTATTGGCTAATATTCGCAAAACAATGCAAGATCAACTAGGATTCAATCGTCAAACTTGGGAAGATGCGGCAGCATTTTCACTTAATAATGGTGGCGATTTAGACGAAGCATTAGCGTGGATTAATAATGCAATTGCAGGACAATTTTATAGCCAACAAACATTTGCCAATACACAAATAAAAGCGGCTATATTAATGAAGCAAGGTAAAAATGATGAAGCTTTAGCAGCAATAGATCAAGCATTACCATTGGCAACTGTTATTGAAATTCATCAATATGGACGTCAATTATTAGCACAAAAGATGAACGACAGAGCAATGGAAATCTTCACCTATAATGCAAAAAAACACAAAGGAACTTGGCCTGTACATTACGGAATGGCAAGAGCATATTCTGCAAAAGGAGATTTCAAACCTGCAATAAAACATCTTAAAAAAGCATTAGAAAATGCGCCAAATGCCGCAAGTAAAAGTAGAGTACAAGCTAATTTGGACAAATTGAAAAAAGGAGAAGCTATTTAA
- a CDS encoding T9SS type A sorting domain-containing protein → MKKIACIFLLFFIAKLSSQNISLDTTFGTDGFQDSLSNGNFLNSAILLPDGKILISGTLNASTEFFIAKYNVDGSPDTSFGTNGFIITNSISNQKETIYGMDVQSDGKIIVVGQSDINPSLSGFYYHALLARFNADGSTDTTFGTNGYVKTELGSDDDYLSDIQITATGDIYVVGYSKETATGYSTAKIAKYDALGNLDTAFATNGIQTVSLAKGVNLNEISVQNDGTLFLSGSSIDLNDNKDTLLVKLDVTGNFDASFGTNGMQLTDIGYTNEYITDFVLHNNKILATGTVSGTSFLPHTILMRFNLDGTLDTTFSIDGFHIETPDASNYSTSFGKKISVLPDGTILASGHAIGNNNYDLFLIAFNDDGTRVTNFGTNGQYLHQVSARQDYSSDLLIQPDGKIIVTGAYSSTSTNKRNMLIRFKDAYVLSNAEFELEDTVVMYPNPTANTLHIKTNTSIEKIIIHTLSGQLVKEIISSENTVAIDFLASGTYIIKVISSQGTIVSKFIKL, encoded by the coding sequence ATGAAAAAAATAGCATGTATATTTTTACTGTTTTTTATCGCTAAACTATCTAGTCAAAACATAAGTTTAGATACCACTTTCGGAACCGATGGTTTTCAAGATTCATTGTCAAATGGTAACTTTTTAAATAGTGCTATTTTGTTACCTGACGGAAAAATTTTAATATCAGGAACACTAAATGCAAGCACTGAATTTTTTATAGCGAAATACAATGTTGACGGTTCTCCAGATACTTCATTTGGAACGAATGGTTTCATCATAACGAATTCTATCAGCAATCAAAAAGAAACTATTTATGGAATGGATGTGCAATCAGATGGTAAAATTATTGTCGTTGGACAATCTGATATAAATCCTTCATTATCTGGGTTTTATTATCATGCTTTATTAGCTCGTTTTAATGCAGATGGAAGTACAGATACTACATTTGGAACGAATGGATATGTAAAAACAGAATTAGGTTCAGATGACGATTATTTAAGCGATATTCAAATTACTGCAACAGGCGATATATACGTTGTTGGTTACAGCAAAGAAACTGCCACAGGTTATAGCACGGCAAAAATTGCAAAATATGATGCTTTAGGAAACTTAGATACAGCTTTTGCAACCAATGGAATTCAAACAGTTTCATTGGCAAAAGGAGTAAATCTTAACGAAATTTCTGTGCAAAATGATGGCACACTATTCTTGTCAGGTTCATCAATTGACCTAAATGATAATAAAGATACTTTGCTTGTAAAGCTTGACGTTACGGGTAATTTTGATGCTTCTTTTGGTACAAACGGAATGCAGTTAACAGATATTGGTTATACAAACGAATACATAACAGATTTTGTACTTCATAACAATAAGATTTTAGCAACAGGAACTGTTTCTGGAACAAGCTTTTTGCCTCATACCATATTGATGCGTTTTAATTTAGATGGAACTTTGGATACAACTTTCAGTATTGACGGATTTCATATAGAAACTCCAGATGCTTCTAATTATAGCACGAGTTTTGGTAAAAAAATAAGTGTATTACCTGATGGAACTATTTTAGCTTCTGGTCATGCAATTGGAAATAATAATTACGATTTATTTTTAATCGCTTTTAATGATGATGGAACGCGCGTCACCAATTTTGGAACTAACGGACAATATTTACATCAAGTTAGCGCTCGACAAGATTATTCGAGCGATTTATTAATTCAGCCAGATGGAAAAATAATTGTCACAGGCGCGTACTCTTCCACAAGTACGAATAAAAGAAATATGTTAATTCGTTTCAAAGATGCCTATGTTTTAAGCAATGCTGAATTTGAATTAGAAGACACGGTTGTAATGTATCCAAATCCAACAGCAAATACACTTCATATCAAAACGAATACATCAATTGAAAAAATTATAATTCATACCCTTTCTGGTCAATTAGTAAAAGAAATAATTAGTTCTGAAAATACAGTTGCTATTGATTTCTTAGCATCTGGAACGTATATTATTAAAGTCATTTCTTCACAAGGAACGATTGTTTCTAAATTTATAAAATTGTAA